Proteins from one Podospora pseudoanserina strain CBS 124.78 chromosome 1, whole genome shotgun sequence genomic window:
- a CDS encoding hypothetical protein (EggNog:ENOG503NZKZ; COG:S), whose amino-acid sequence MSSPAILSTALSILPPRPPTPPRETHHEPSVPFNHTLGSLQSVHTPPGHQSPSSSTTTNSTSRRRKKVGFSAQTEYKEAPVYGEGGAVKQHPTPVSLPRSASKPIKSILKITNHAPNLLDPSSSNPCDPSNPKVNLAAMLESTIQQLAGGDRESKVDSYEMLTRALKTSNNLPDRVALQEKMGLFMQFIQRDIVSRTSESALDSILVNHALNMLITFLHFPAIASSISNDFGIFIVDHCIRSFEDPDTPKDIARRLMQVLSVQNFPAKVITAERVGRIVASLRRIEEYLTGKSIVLSRIFIYRKLVKQSRQYMVVHSDWLMDLFTDMLSNLKEIRSSAISFGLELAFTIGHDKALSRKVVEIFNTSSGDQKYIQYYYERLQAMFKEKQDSVVVPDIWSAVLLLLRIPLEKWEHSRSWLLLIQGCFNSTDFATKIAANRGWNRLVYFVQTDDRSFNKNISTLVTPLTGQLGRKGPGKMTEELRQAVFGSICNLLYYTFKPNTNTTLLDRYWDCSVKPIVEKLLDPASEAAADNLQQATAILAGLFDSTTPRRWKEDRIQDNTHLKPSELPPLDSKWVRHSVGRVFPLIGNILERNFIALAQTNTTTYKLWETLVVTVASAAAKEIKVSKDTTSFVTESFNILQTVWKQGVPEGKGPEFLLAAQSYLKLMFNSLGSLPFTEKPSKAQGALKAPLYTLFSNLSTLPPGVLDDQDYADFLGQIFAPFFASKADKAKMDLAQDLLATIPQETPRPWGTWLLVAEQITPWLDPQHHSHHSTGSGTDTPVGNEYRDIVKVLERGIRSTPSLPWKPWESLFYALFERVREETGDAGAAIVIIEPLSKALMDQITLGGTGGALLPNTMRCVAELISVATQPRDRQAVDAARRRLWGTALAGSRSSSFDTFDNLYKAASEALVNRYTTFDTTDTDPIIHLLKEVGGFFDRCNRQLFLRTLATLQDGIIPWLQDSNRQLSSQTASVSAATKTLWDKLASLITEIEQPAQQLDFLERFFCASFASSHRSIVNSAVSLWNRLFEKVGHLEYPEDLKASLIQMQLHTDIVLPGLETVSSQFAGQQQMLFTESSEDFSLPRMSTRSSSRRGTPRATSSPARSPASTRLTPSTKRRVDTSPVRKLAAANRRKAAPKLRHDDSQIQFAAIGPAATEMNALESQALTERQKEVRERQKENAALFPEIRSSPGRSRRHAKTTEEGTSRAPEKITTPQAATPQPDARFDEYVSSTPTPRRGQPLMIPGHDMTDPPSSPPEPRRNPLAAEIRSRSASHSLLEEWQFSSSPISGSPLPSRHAVPDPSGQSGFVTVVSLPTLSPQKSVAGEEKEEARLPGEDGDHMDVDSTNGSQLPGPTEQERHSTPPQAVQGPARQNPEPKSDEVFVDARSGLLPTSLSRARRSAGPAQLTAPATSQRSNADNTSFEISELDERSLLRLVVELDNAQVDRQEYHQSSASPDYTGPKAAPRECIVVGDSPKKLGKSIPIIPPVTRRLTRSSSAASPELETIPSSQPTGPQRGRPRKRKRGSTRAQDPSKRTRLEFTETPPPVEEHEVPDSQPRRTQAPQQVAAPAEVKAEENPHEQSMSEIPSSSLELSSPPVSPLVENTTALGSPELDSGAAMDMEHQHLHHDPPTSDDDEVQSQIALESFSASQRLDDDDEEEEEEEEPTNSVTHPPAAEEMQLDEQQREKETSPASTVEASAEERERHLEDNKEEEDRAKAIMRMFRGGLDTLRSAKLSMEEVYEIEDMFRDMRRELIEAEKRARSN is encoded by the exons ATGTCATCTCCTGCCATCCTGTCTACCGCCCTCAGTATTCTGCCACCACgacccccaactcccccgaGAGAAACACACCATGAGCCTTCCGTCCCATTCAACCATACTCTTGGCTCCCTCCAGTCCGTCCACACTCCACCGGGACATCAGTCCCCAAGCTCCTCTACCACAACGAACTCGACCTCGCGCCGCCGCAAGAAGGTTGGGTTCTCCGCCCAAACCGAATATAAGGAGGCTCCCGTCtacggggaagggggtgcaGTGAAGCAACATCCTACGCCGGTTTCCCTCCCTCGAAGTGCGTCCAAGCCCATCAAATCGATTCTTAAAATCACAAACCACGCCCCAAACCTTCTCGACCcatccagcagcaacccctgCGATCCATCCAACCCGAAAGTCAACCTTGCCGCCATGCTCGAATCCACAATCCAGCAACTGGCCGGAGGCGACCGCGAGTCGAAGGTGGATTCATACGAGATGTTGACCCGGGCCCTCAAGACATCGAATAACCTACCAGACCGCGTGGCGTTGCAAGAGAAAATGGGGCTTTTCATGCAGTTTATTCAGAGAGATATTGTCTCTAGGACCTCGGAATCTGCTCTGGACTCGATACTTGTGAACCACGCCCTCAATATGCTCATCACATTTCTTCACTTTCCCGCGATAGCCTCGTCCATAAGCAATGATTTTGGCATTTTCATTGTCGACCACTGCATTCGGTCCTTCGAGGACCCTGACACTCCCAAGGATATCGCCCGCCGTCTTATGCAAGTTTTGTCCGTGCAAAACTTCCCAGCAAAAGTCATCACGGCAGAAAGAGTTGGGAGAATAGTGGCATCATTGCGCCGGATCGAGGAATATCTTACAGGCAAGAGCATCGTCCTGTCCCGCATCTTCATTTACCGGAAGCTGGTCAAGCAATCGAGGCAATACATGGTAGTTCATTCAGACTGGCTGATGGATCTATTTACCGATATGCTCAGTAATCTGAAGGAAATTCGATCATCGGCTATCTCTTTTGGTCTCGAACTGGCCTTTACTATCGGACACGACAAGGCGTTATCGAGAAAAGTTGTTGAGATTTTCAATACCAGTTCTGGGGACCAAAAGTATATCCAGTACTACTATGAGAGGCTCCAGGCTATGTTCAAGGAGAAACAAGACTCTGTAGTGGTTCCAGATATCTGGAGTGCGGTCCTACTACTGCTTCGCATTCCTCTAGAAAAGTGGGAGCATTCGCGCTCCTGGCTTCTTCTCATTCAGGGCTGTTTCAACAGCACCGACTTTGCCACCAAGATCGCCGCCAACCGTGGCTGGAACCGTCTTGTTTACTTTGTACAAACCGACGATCGGTCGTTTAACAAGAACATCTCGACGCTGGTCACGCCCCTGACAGGGCAGTTGGGGAGAAAGGGTCCTGGAAAGATGACCGAGGAGTTGCGGCAGGCAGTGTTTGGGTCCATCTGCAATCTCCTGTACTACACGTTCAAACCGAACACCAACACAACACTTCTGGATCGATACTGGGATTGTAGTGTCAAGCCTATCGTTGAGAAGCTTCTCGACCCGGCCTCCGAAGCTGCCGCCGACAACCTTCAGCAAGCCACTGCCATCCTCGCTGGACTGTTTGACAGCACGACGCCGCGGAGATGGAAGGAAGACCGCATTCAGGACAATACACATCTGAAGCCGAGCGAACTTCCGCCTCTTGATTCGAAATGGGTCCGACACAGTGTTGGGAGGGTCTTTCCTCTGATAGGAAACATTCTTGAGCGAAACTTCATTGCTCTCGCCCAAACGAACACCACGACATACAAGCTTTGGGAGACTTTGGTGGTTACTGTTGCTTCTGCCGCGGCTAAGGAGATCAAGGTATCAAAGGATACCACCAGCTTTGTTACAGAATCTTTTAATATTCTGCAAACCGTGTGGAAGCAGGGGGTTCCTGAGGGGAAGGGACCAGAGTTCCTTCTCGCTGCACAATCGTACTTGAAGCTTATGTTCAACTCTCTGGGGTCATTACCGTTTACCGAGAAGCCCAGCAAAGCTCAAGGGGCCTTGAAGGCCCCTCTCTACACGCTCTTCTCTAACTTGTCAACACTCCCACCTGGTGTATTGGACGATCAGGATTATGCGGATTTCCTTGGTCAAATTTTTGCCCCTTTCTTCGCCTCAAAGGCCGACAAGGCAAAGATGGACCTGGCACAAGATCTCCTTGCAACCATTCCCCAAGAGACACCTCGCCCTTGGGGAACGTGGCTGCTTGTTGCTGAGCAGATCACTCCTTGGCTCGATCCACAACACCACAGTCACCACTCAACAGGATCTGGGACTGATACTCCGGTTGGCAATGAATACCGTGACATTGTCAAGGTACTCGAACGCGGCATCAGGTCGACTCCGAGCCTCCCCTGGAAGCCTTGGGAGTCTTTGTTCTATGCGCTATTCGAAAGAGTACGAGAAGAGACTGGAGATGCAGGAGCAGCGATAGTTATCATTGAGCCCCTATCCAAGGCTTTGATGGACCAGATCACTCTCGGGGGAACTGGAGGCGCGTTGCTCCCGAATACTATGAGATGCGTGGCTGAACTCATCTCCGTTGCAACACAGCCACGGGACCGGCAAGCTGTGGATGCAGCCCGGCGGCGTCTTTGGGGTACTGCTCTTGCTGGATCTCGTTCTTCCTCTTTTGACACGTTTGACAACCTCTACAAGGCTGCCAGCGAAGCTTTGGTAAACAGGTATACCACATTTGACACCACCGATACCGATCCGATTATCCATCTTCTCAAGGAAGTTGGTGGCTTCTTTGACAGGTGTAATCGCCAGTTGTTCCTGAGAACATTGGCCACTCTCCAGGATGGTATCATCCCCTGGCTTCAGGACAGCAATCGACAGCTTAGCAGTCAGACTGCTTCTGTCTCTGCTGCA ACCAAAACCCTCTGGGATAAACTAGCCTCGTTGATCACTGAGATCGAGCAGCCAGCTCAGCAACTCGACTTTCTTGAGCGGTTCTTCTGCGCGTCTTTTGCTTCTAGTCATCGGTCCATTGTCAACTCTGCCGTTTCTTTGTGGAATAGGCTGTTTGAGAAGGTTGGGCATCTGGAGTATCCAGAGGACCTCAAAGCATCACTCATCCAGATGCAACTTCATACCGACATTGTTTTGCCAGGTCTCGAAACTGTCAGCTCCCAGTTTGCAGGCCAGCAGCAAATGCTGTTTACTGAGTCGTCCGAGGACTTCAGCCTGCCGAGGATGTCCACTCGATCTAGCAGCCGACGCGGAACTCCGCGGGCAACCTCGTCACCAGCGAGATCACCAGCGTCTACTCGGCTTACCCCGTCGACCAAGCGCCGTGTCGACACATCACCTGTCAGAAagctggctgctgccaaTCGTCGGAAAGCAGCGCCAAAGCTTAGACACGATGATTCACAGATCCAATTTGCAGCCATTGGCCCTGCCGCTACGGAGATGAATGCACTCGAGTCACAGGCATTGACTGAAAGACAGAAGGAAGTGCGCGAACGACAGAAAGAGAACGCTGCTCTTTTCCCTGAGATCAGGTCGAGCCCAGGCAGGTCAAGGAGACATGCCAAAACAACCGAGGAAGGGACATCTCGGGCTCCAGAGAAGATCACAACACCCCAAGCGGCCACCCCTCAGCCAGATGCTCGGTTTGATGAGTATGTCTCGTCAACGCCGACCCCACGCCGAGGGCAGCCGTTGATGATTCCGGGACACGACATGACTGATCcgccttcatcacctccagAACCGAGACGCAATCCGCTAGCTGCTGAGATAAGGTCAAGGTCTGCTAGTCACAGTTTGCTTGAGGAGTGGCAgttctcttcctcgccaatCTCAGGGtcacctcttccttcccGCCATGCTGTCCCCGATCCATCAGGTCAAAGTGGTTTTGTCACCGTGGTATCACTTCCCACCCTTTCTCCTCAAAAGTCCGTcgctggagaagaaaaggaggaggcaCGGCTGccaggggaggatggtgatcACATGGACGTTGACTCTACCAATGGGTCCCAGCTTCCGGGACCGACTGAGCAGGAACGACACTCAACACCGCCCCAGGCCGTGCAAGGTCCTGCTCGTCAAAATCCCGAGCCTAAATCGGATGAAGTTTTTGTGGACGCACGCTCAGGTCTTCTTCCGACGAGCCTTAGCCGAGCAAGGCGGTCCGCAGGGCCAGCTCAGTTGACTGCCCCGGCAACGAGCCAACGCAGCAATGCAGATAACACCTCGTTTGAAATCAGCGAACTCGACGAGAGAAGTCTGCTCCGATTGGTGGTTGAATTGGACAATGCGCAAGTGGACAGGCAAGAATATCACCAATCATCTGCCTCCCCCGACTACACGGGGCCTAAGGCGGCCCCTCGGGAGTGCATTGTGGTTGGTGATAGCCCCAAGAAACTCGGCAAATCTATCCCTATAATACCACCAGTCACCAGAAGACTCACCAGGTCAAGCTCGGCAGCATCACCAGAGCTGGAAACGATCCCTAGCTCGCAGCCAACGGGACCACAAAGAGGCCGGCCGcgcaagagaaagagaggatCTACCAGAGCGCAGGATCCTAGCAAGAGAACACGTCTCGAGTTCACCGagacgccgccgccggtggaggagcacGAGGTCCCAGACAGCCAACCCCGGCGAACACAGGCACCTCAGCAAGTTGCTGCTCCTGCGGAGGTGAAGGCCGAGGAAAACCCGCATGAGCAGTCCATGTCGGAGAttcccagctcctcccttGAATTGTCAAGTCCTCCGGTGTCTCCTCTTGTAGAAAACACGACAGCCCTCGGCTCACCCGAACTCGACAGCGGAGCAGCCATGGACATGGAACACCAGCACCTGCATCATGACCCCCCCaccagcgacgacgacgaggttcAATCCCAGATTGCGCTCGAGTCCTTTAGCGCTAGTCAACGtcttgatgacgacgatgaagaagaagaggaggaggaggaacccACCAATTCTgtcacccacccaccagcagcagaagaaatGCAACTTGATGAACAACaacgagaaaaagaaaccagCCCAGCCTCCACTGTGGAGGCGAGCGCGGAAGAAAGGGAACGACATTTGGAAGACAacaaggaagaagaagaccggGCAAAGGCCATCATGAGGATGTTTCGAGGGGGGTTGGACACGCTGAGGTCGGCGAAGCTgtcgatggaggaggtgtatgAGATTGAGGATATGTTTCGGGATatgaggagggagttgattgaggcggagaagagggcTAGAAGTAACTGA